Part of the Lagenorhynchus albirostris chromosome 19, mLagAlb1.1, whole genome shotgun sequence genome, taACATATAtaagtaaaaagtttaaaaaacctGGAAGCATAAATAATACCGGTAACAGTAGTTAATTACCTTTCTAGTATgagcttagggttagggttgatgaaaaggaacaaaacagtttataaaggagaaaatatggaTAATTTCAGCAACTAAAATagatgttttaaaaggaaaaaacaagcatCCAAAGATAAATTTTGGGTCATATTAGTCAGGGAAGattttataactgaaaacaaTTAGATGCAACCATAACATGAATAATAAATAAGGTCATTTAAAAAAGTCATTAAGTACATCgataaagataaaaatctatATTTACTGAAATGGCAATCATATTTTATAGCATTATAAAAGCCAACACATGTGTATCAGGTGAAGGTGCAACATGTGTACCAtgactacattttctttaaaaacaaagtctGGTAGGATTTGCTCTACCAACTTTAGAGTCATCATCTATAGTTTGTATAATTACAATTAATCTTGGcttttttaatttctagttttctgatattctgttttataataaaaaatataaatttgtgaaatgaaacaaaaagactaACAGTGACTTCAAAAAAAGGTTATATTGTAATTAATTCTACAAGGAATTACAAAATACAAGGTCACACAATTTAAACAGTGTGATGTTGGTATAAgcacaaatatatatatcagaGAAGAAAGCATAGCCTTAAAACTCAAGCAAATATAAACAGGAATATAATCTATCTCCAAGAAGGTAGAACAAAataataggaaaggaaaaaattgttGAACTGCTATTAGTACAAGATGGGGTTGGGGAAGTAAGGGGGAGAGACAGGCAAATGTCAATTTAGAATCCAAATTCATAACTTAGAGTAAAATATATttggattaaaaagaaatataaaataaaattaagaaacaaaaaatagtgaAAGAGGGTAACTATCACAcaggaatttttgttgttgttgtttaaaatatCAGGAAGGTGACAAGagctttagtttttattattcatCAGTATGAATTCCCTGATGACGTATGAGATCTGAGCCACTACTAAATGCCTTTCCACATTCCTTACAGTTATAGGGCTTTTCACCAGTATGAATTCTGAGGTGTCGAGTAAGGTTTGAGCATTTATTAAAGGCctttccacattcattacattcatatGGTTTTTCATCTGTATGAATTCTCTGGTGTTGAAAAAGCTGTGAGTTCTGAgtaaaggccttcccacattcaaGACATTCAAAAGGTTTCTCACCAGCATGAATTCTCTGATGCTGACGAAGTTGTGAGCTCTGAGTAAAagccttcccacattccttacaattatagggtttctccccagtgtgaattctctgatgattagtaagTGCTGAGCCACTACTAAAGGCTTTGCCACATTCTTTGCACTCATAGGGTTTCTCAcctgtatgaattctctgatgctgTACAAGCTTTGAGCTCTGAGTAAAAGCTTtgccacattccttacattcatagggtttctcacctGTATGAATTCTCACATGTTGAAAAAGTTGTGAGCTCTTagtaaaggctttcccacatacTTTACATTCATACGGTTTTTcaccagtgtgaattctctgatggtcAATAAGATTTGAGCAATAACTAAAAGCCTTCCcgcattccttacattcatagggtttcttaccggtatgaattctctgatgttgagAAAGGTATGAGCTACAGCTGAAGGCCTttccacattctttacattcaAAGGGTTTTTCACCAGTATGAATTTTCAGATGTCGAGTAacatgtgagccacaactaaagaatTTCCCACACTCCTTACATTCATAAGATTTTTCGCCaatatgaattctctgatgttgaaGAAATTGTGAATTCTGACTAAAGATCTTTCCACATTTCTTACATTCATATGGTTTCTCTTCACTGTTAATTATTTGATGTAGAGTAAAGAATGTCTGTTGAATAGATGTGGGCATGTATTCATGAGTGAATATTTCTTGGCTGAAATGCCCATTTTGATATCCCACTTGTCTTTCAAAGTGGTTTCTATATTCCAAAACATCTCTAAAACTGGAGTATTCAAGGCCATGCTTTGTAAGTCCCATCATCTCCCTCTGGCATGATTCTATTTCATAAACTTCCTTCTTTAGTGATAATAACTTGGTTTCACACATTGATTCCagatctgaaagaaaataaaatggtaaatattctTCCCCCACCTCATTTGTGAAAAGTTAAACTTTTataatagaaatggaaaaactaaagtgaaaataatatctGGTAGTGAATGACATAGAGTTCTCAAGTATATCTGTTTAATCTGAAAAATGGACAAGAAATGCACAAAATTAAGGAGATATAATGCAGGAAGCAGCAGGAGGAGACTATGGAAATAGGGAACCACAATGATTCTCAAATACTGATGtggatcagaatcacctgaaaagTTGATAAATATACAATGCTTGGGCATATTAAAAGATGACTAGTTTTATATACATCTCTACAAgcttgtatgtatgtgtatgtaagaAACAGAGTACATcatcatactatatatattacaaaaagTGGACAATGTTACCTCCATTAAAGGTCTACTGAGAGGAATAAACGCATATAGGGGGAGATTCTTGGGCTCTGTAGTATAATAAAGTATgaatttggtctttgtccccagtTCCTAACACAGAGCTTGAAAAACCCTttgaatttcctgagtgatagcaGTGTTTTcattatgctaatgaggtgactcatgGTGGACCCCTAGATAGTTTTAGGATGGGGAATGGTCACTAGAAAGATCCAGCATATGATTAGAGGATTGGGACTTTCAGCTTCTTGACCtctggggtggagagagaggctAGAGATTGAGTGGCCAATGCCTTAATCAATCATGCCAATGTAATTAAGCCCtgataaaaactctggacaccgaAGCTCAATGGAGATTTTTGGTTGGTGAACACACCGAGGCGCTTCACCAGGAGGGTGACACACTTTGACTTCACAGGGAGAGGTTATGGAACCTCTGCCTCCAGAAGCCTACCCTAACTCATCTGATATGTATCCTTTACAGTAAAACTGCAATTGTAAGTACAGAGCTTTCctaagttctgtgagtcattctagcaaagCCTGCAGGGGCCATGGAAATCCcaaatttatagccagttggtcagaagtgtgGGTGGTCTGAGGAACCCCTGAGACTTGcagctggtgtcagaagtgaaggCAGTCTTGTGTAAGACTGGCTGTTAACCTATGGGGTCTAAGCTAACTCTGGGTAGTTAGTGTCAAAATTAAACTGCAGTACACCCAGTTGGGGATAAAACAGAATAGGGTCCATAATAAAGGGCATACTAGATGCAACATAAAAGCGATTACAGAGGGTCAGCCAGATGGGGGAACAGCCTAAGATAAGTCAATGAACTGATTTGATGTGAGTGGCAGATAGGGAAGACTCAGAGCATGCTATGTTCTGGGGATTCAGTGAAAATACTGTTTGCCTTGGAATTCTGTGATGCTGATCTTAGGACAAGGGAGAGACTTGCTCATATACCACTGCAGTGACTGAGAGGAGAGACTCCTGAAGTTTAAggcagacagagagaaaaaagacacagtgcaacagcaaaggaaacaataaacaaaatgaaaagacaacctatggaatgggtgaaaatatttgcaaacaatgccaccaacaagagcttaatttccaaaatatacaaatagctcatacagctcaatatcaaaaaatcaaccCAATCGGGACTTCCCTCGttgtccagtggataagactctgtgctcctaatgcagggggcccgagtttgatccctggtcagggaactagatcccacatgctgcaactaagagttctcatgcagcaatgaagatcccacatgctgcaactaagaccctgtgcaaccaaataaatagataaatatttttttaaaaaatcaacccaatcaaaaaatgggcagaagatctaaatagacatttctccaaagaagacattcaggggacttccctggtggcgcagtggttaagaatccgcctgccaatgcaggggacatgggttcgattcctggtccaggaagatctcacatgccatggagcaactaagcctgtgctccacaactactgagcctgtgctctagagcttgcaagccacaactactaagcctgtgcaccacaactactgaagcccgcacaccctagagtccgcatgccacaactactgagcccattagctgcgactactgaagcccacacgccccagagcccatgtgctgcaataaactgagcccgcatgctacaactactgaaaccgtgcacctagagctcttgctctgcaacaagagaagccactgcaatgagaagcccgtgcacctcaatgaagagtagcccccattcgccatagctagagagaaagcccatacagagcaatggagacccaacacagccagaaaaaaaaacaaagaagacattcagatggccaacaggcacatgaaaagatgctcaacattgctaatcatcagggaaatgcaaatcaaaaccacaataagatattacctcacaactgtcagaatggccatcatccaaaagtctacaaataataaatactagagagggtgtggagaaagggaacccttatacactattggtgggaatgtaaattggtgcagccactagggagaatagtatggtggttccttaaaaaactaaaaatagagttaccatatgatccagcaatcccactccaggcatatatccagaaaagatgaaaactataatttgaaaagatacatgccccccaatgttcataacagcactatttataatagccaagacatagaagcaagctaaatgtccactgacagatgaatggataaagaagatgtggtaaaaaaaaaaaaaaaagaagatgtggtatatatatacacacacacacacatatacatacacacacaatggaatattactcagccacaaaaaagaatgaaacaatgccatttgcagcaacatggatggacctagagatgatcatactaagtgaagtaagttagacaaatactgtatgataccacttatatgtggaattttaaaaaatgatacaaatgaacttatttacaaaacagaaacagactcacagacctagaaaacaaacttatggttaccaaagaggaaatacgGGGGGGAGGGAATAAAtgagaagtttgggattagcagatacaaactactatacataaaataaacaactaggtcctactgtatagcacagggaactatattcaatatcttacaataaactataatgaaaaagaatctgaaaatatatatatatatatatgtataaccaaatcactttgctgtataccagaaactaacacaacattgtaaatcaactatacttcaatttaaaaaaagaacaatataagGGAAAAATAATTCTCAGAAGTTTCATACAAggattgtaaaaaataataagaagaagacaCAGTGCAAGATACTACCATGGAAAGATGACAGGAGTCAGAAGCAGATTGATGAGAGCTGAGTCCCATCACTGAGAGTTACTTACTATAGGTTCCTAGgcaattatttaatctttctagTCCCCATTTCACCTGTAAAAGGGAGATAATCCTTAATTCATGATTACTAAGAGTGTGAGGAAAAGTGTAAGTGAATGTCTTTGAGTAAAGTGTTCAGTATTTGATAACTATTATTATAAAGCAATTTCTTACCCAAAATGGAGATTTTAGGCAAATTAAACAGTGTGAAGATATCAAAATGGAGCCTATTAGAACTTCTCAAGCCAGAAACAGGGAATTCATTTCAGCATGTTCTTCTTCCTCCTACCTCCATAGGATCTTTCAGCAACTTTCATCTAGTTAAGCTCTTCAGTAGCTTTTCTATCTCCACTGCCAATACCCTATTCCAAACCAGAATCATCTGTTACTCAGACCACTCAAGTAGCCTCCTAACCCAGATCCCCACCAAGTTTTCACAGTCTTTAATCTCTTCAGGCACAAAAATGACATTTGGCCTGGGCTTCCACTGCtcaaaatccaaactcctcatAACCACTGGCAAAGGCTGAATAATGTGGTTCCTACTTGTCTCTCCAATCTCGACTCACACTCCACTCATGCTTGCTCTTGGGCCCCAACAACGCTagctttctttcagttcttcaaaCACACCAAGTTTTCCCCTCCTAGAAGGGCCTTCACAGGggttcttccctctgcctggagttttcttctttataaacaCATTAAAGAGTAAGACCTAGCAGTGAGCCTAATACTATAGTAATTCTGAAATAGTGATGAGCATAAATAGCATTTCAATACGTCAAAGCAACaataaaatgatatgaaaatatctgtgatttccaTTCATGTCAAAGTCACAGGAACTACTAACACTACTACGGTTTGTTGCATATACCATAACAGgaagaaatgctaaatttcaatTAGAGGATACTAAATATaaagatgcatttttttcttttcatccaagTTCATGAACTCCTTCAATTCTATCCAAAGGAACCCAAATCATTGGCCAGCAGCTATCAAGGAAGACTAGTACTTGGAAGGGAGGGGCAGTGCAGATACATGCAGACATGCGcccacgcgcgcacacacacgtatACTATTTTGGGACTTGTAACAGAAAACATTTAGATGAGTCGAAGAGGAAGAAAAGCTAGTAAGGAACTGAATCTAAAATATGGGTaaaagagttttctttgtgggggaTGTGAAGGGCACCTTCTACTTGAAATTAAGAGGGGGAGTGGAGAAGAGTAGTAGAAAGCAGTAAGTGAGGGAAGGAATGAAACAGGTCATTTGTAAACTCGTGCTAAAAAGACTTAGTTTTTCCCACAGGCCTATGGTTTTGATGGGAGCTTCCAAGATAACATCTCAAAGGTGCTGTTTCTTCACTGATCAACTGAGTTATTGCCTGTAGTGCCCTGCTTCTGTCCAATCATTTCTCACTCACCTGAACACAGGCCTCTTGTCAGCTCTCTGCCAATCATCCAGGGCTCTTTCCCCTGTTCCAATAAGGAGATAACTTGAGGCTTAGGAATGTAAAGTCCTGCTCACAAGAAAAGATATGGAACATGGTTATGCTGTGGGTAAATCTGATCCAGAAGTCAGATCCAGTCCCTTGATGATCAAGGAAGAGATGCCACTACAGGAACAGTCAAACAAAGAGGATGAAGCTCAGCCACAGCCAATTGGAGCTGCCCATTTCCcactcttccttttcatttcagttcaagCCATTTACTTGGGAACAGGGAGCAGAAATTCAGCGGGTAGCTCGAAAAGCAGCTGAGAAATTCACTGTGGAAGAAACAGACATTCCAGAGAACTCAAAATTACTGGGATAGATGCCCTTACCCACTGACACCAGATTGCTATAGTTCTCCAACATCACATCTCTGTACAAGTCCCTCTGAGCAGGGTCCAGGAATTCCCACTCCTCTTGAGAGAAGTCTACAGACACATCACTGAACATCACTGATCCCTGAAACAACAGACACGTGTATTATTTGTgtaacaaaaagaaatatttcagagaCTACTGTGCTTATATTTGGGAGTAAAGCAAAGAGCAATTATATGGGTGTCACTAAGAACCAGAATCTTTAGATCCTAGAAATAGATGCAAGAGTTGTCagtttattttgtattaaaaaaaaaaattcctcactCAGTCCATAGAAAAGGCCTAGAAACAATAATTAACCCAGTAGTGATGAGCATCCCTAGTGTCTAGATTGTAGTCTCTAAGTATCGTATTCAAATAAAAGTAACCAAAGTTGGGAAGGAGACAATTTCAGAATTGAGTCAAATGCACAGGATGAGTCTGAACATTCTGTTGTATCAGAAAACAAGAGAGCTATCAAAAACTACTAGAATCATGTTAAAAGGACGCAGGAGCCTACTTGAAAagcctcccattggccaaagacAGCATAATTTGAGGATCAAATGTAATGGACTGATGAgatcaaaaatgtttaaatccaTGAGCTCATAACAATATTGAACAAAAAACTACTAGCCATCTTTGTAGGATTCTAAGAAAccaactcattattttaaaaactggtaagTAAGGGGTAAGAATCAAACATTCTTTTCCATACAAACTGTCCTTTAGGGTAATCAAACAGTTGATGAGACATTTTACTTTACAGATAGTACTCTACCTAATCTATGAAGAAGGAATGACAGAATTTAGATATCATTTTGCAACCtctaatgaattaataaatctaGACAATAATCATCACTGATGGCTAACATTACAAAAGGAAAGAGAACCAGAAATAATACGCCCCCTAATGGAATCACACATCACCACCTAGGAAATATTCCTGACAAAAAAATCCCAACTGAACCTGACCATGTTTCTAGACCTAACTACTGACTCTCAGGAAACACTTAAATGATACCAGAGAGAAGAAATCAGCAAAATCCAAACAGTGGACAAatgaatctgtttttctttcccaacaaAAACtgcacagaaagaaaagagatggaaGGGGTACCTACAAAGTAAGAGACTGGAGAGACATATTAACCAATTGCAGTGCACAGTCTTCTCTGGATTCTAAttcaaataaatgattaaaaaagtaGACAGTTATGAAAATTTGAACACTGACTGGATATTGATATTAAcaaatgatttttaa contains:
- the ZNF383 gene encoding zinc finger protein 383 isoform X2 → MIGRELTRGLCSDLESMCETKLLSLKKEVYEIESCQREMMGLTKHGLEYSSFRDVLEYRNHFERQVGYQNGHFSQEIFTHEYMPTSIQQTFFTLHQIINSEEKPYECKKCGKIFSQNSQFLQHQRIHIGEKSYECKECGKFFSCGSHVTRHLKIHTGEKPFECKECGKAFSCSSYLSQHQRIHTGKKPYECKECGKAFSYCSNLIDHQRIHTGEKPYECKVCGKAFTKSSQLFQHVRIHTGEKPYECKECGKAFTQSSKLVQHQRIHTGEKPYECKECGKAFSSGSALTNHQRIHTGEKPYNCKECGKAFTQSSQLRQHQRIHAGEKPFECLECGKAFTQNSQLFQHQRIHTDEKPYECNECGKAFNKCSNLTRHLRIHTGEKPYNCKECGKAFSSGSDLIRHQGIHTDE
- the ZNF383 gene encoding zinc finger protein 383 isoform X1, producing the protein MAQGSVMFSDVSVDFSQEEWEFLDPAQRDLYRDVMLENYSNLVSVGLYIPKPQVISLLEQGKEPWMIGRELTRGLCSDLESMCETKLLSLKKEVYEIESCQREMMGLTKHGLEYSSFRDVLEYRNHFERQVGYQNGHFSQEIFTHEYMPTSIQQTFFTLHQIINSEEKPYECKKCGKIFSQNSQFLQHQRIHIGEKSYECKECGKFFSCGSHVTRHLKIHTGEKPFECKECGKAFSCSSYLSQHQRIHTGKKPYECKECGKAFSYCSNLIDHQRIHTGEKPYECKVCGKAFTKSSQLFQHVRIHTGEKPYECKECGKAFTQSSKLVQHQRIHTGEKPYECKECGKAFSSGSALTNHQRIHTGEKPYNCKECGKAFTQSSQLRQHQRIHAGEKPFECLECGKAFTQNSQLFQHQRIHTDEKPYECNECGKAFNKCSNLTRHLRIHTGEKPYNCKECGKAFSSGSDLIRHQGIHTDE
- the ZNF383 gene encoding zinc finger protein 383 isoform X3, producing the protein MAQGSVMFSDVSVDFSQEEWEFLDPAQRDLYRDVMLENYSNLVSVGLYIPKPQVISLLEQGKEPWMIGRELTRGLCSDLESMCETKLLSLKKEVYEIESCQREMMGLTKHGLEYSSFRDVLEYRNHFERQVGYQNGHFSQEIFTHEYMPTSIQQTFFTLHQIINSEEKPYECKKCGKIFSQNSQFLQHQRIHIGEKSYECKECGKFFSCGSHVTRHLKIHTGEKPFECKECGKAFSCSSYLSQHQRIHTGKKPYECKECGKAFSYCSNLIDHQRIHTGEKPYECKVCGKAFTKSSQLFQHVRIHTGEKPYECKECGKAFTQSSKLVQHQRIHTGEKPYECKECGKAFSSGSALTNHQRIHTGEKPYNCKECGKAFTQSSQLRQHQRIHAGEKPFECLECGKAFTQNSQLFQHQRIHTDEKPYECNECGKAFNKCSNLTRHLRIHTGEKPYNCKECGKAFSSGSDLIRHQGIHTDEKPCRCMECSRVFNSEFALRRHRKDHMGKKPHTCEECGKDFSRSSNLSIHRRIHTGEKPYRCGVCGKDFSRSSNLSIHQRIHTGEKPFRCSDCGKDFSRRAALQIHQSVHTGRKPHACKVCDRGFTSRSTLARHQQDHAGDKAYVCDTCGRGFSQRASLYLHQRVHTGERPFRCEACGKCFSWSKDLGIHQRVHTGERPYRCEACGRDFRHRSALKRHQRVHTGEKPYPCAVCGKGFSQRVHLQTHQKVHCRERLPGVGSAHAGAFHSQGECQGMGAEVHNMDQA